In bacterium, the genomic stretch CAGAAGGAACTGTTGCAGGAATTCCGTATCCCGCTGGATCTCGTCCTGGATACGCGGATTGTCCGCATCCGGCTTGCTATGGAATTTACGGGCGGTCTCGTATTCCATGAGCCGCTCTTCGCCCCGCATGGAACCCCCGCAATAGAAGATCAAATCGGGGTCCTCCGCCTGGACCATGGCGGGGATCAAAGGAAGCCATTGGCCCGCACCCCGGTAGTCCGACAAACAAAGGAATTTCAAATTTGTCTCCCGGGTTCGCCGAAGGCCTCGAGCATCCATCAATAGCATGCCCAAAACCCATTTGCGGATTTTTTAAGGGTTCCGATACAATTCTACCTGACGGTCCTTCAACTTCAACCTTGAACCAGGCATCCATGGCCCCCACTCTCGGTTCCTATACTTCCCTTCCCGACGGCACCCTGAGGCATGTCCATCCGATCACCGGAACGGAGGTTTGGGCCGTTCCGAGCCGTGCCCTTCGCCCATTCGTGAACCGACAGACCATCCCGCCCAAGGTCCTTCCCCGCCAAGAGCGGGAGGATCATTGTGATTTTTGCGAAACCAATTACCTTCGTACCCCACCTGAACGGGCCCGGCTCGTCCGCACGGCCCAAGGTCGTTTCGAACTCCTGGAAAGGCTGGACCCCGACTCCGTCAAGTTCTCAAAGGCTTCTTTCCGCCGATTGGCCAATCTTTTCGAGATCGTCACTTATGACTACTGGGTACAGAACCATCAAGTCACCCTGTCCCCGACCCAAGCCCGCTGGAAAAAGAACTATCTGGAAAACCCGAAAGGCCTTTCCCATGTCCAAGAGCTGATGCGAACAAAATTGGCCTTGGCCGGGAAACCATCCGGAGAGATCGATGCGCTTCTTCTGGCCCCTCCGGAAGGCTTCTACGACTGGTTCTTCGGTGGTACCCACGAAGTCCTTGCGGCCGGCCGCCATTTCCGTCCTGGCGCGGACCGGGATGACCAGCTTTTCTATTCGGGAGAGATGACCCCGGAGGAGCATGCGGCTTACTTGAACTTCGCTTTAGAAGCCGCCTTGGATATACGTTCGAACAACGGCAAGATCCGTTATGTGGCCATCTTCCAGAACTGGCTGAAGGCCGCCGGGGCCTCTTTCGACCATCTTCATAAGCAAGTGATAGGGATGGACCAATGGGGCCCCGGCGTGGAGGCCCGTTTACAGAAGGCCAAGGGATATCCCAATATCTTCAATGAGGCGCTGGTGGACTTCTCCGCCGAAAAGGACCTGATCGTCGCCGAGAACGATCACGGGGTGGTCCTATCCGAGATCGGACATCCTTACCCGACATTAGCCGTCTATTCCAAATCCCGGGCCGCTCATCCCTGGGACCACTCATCGGAAGAGATAAGGGGCATTTCGGACCTCGTCCATGCCTGCCATGCCGCGGCCGGGCCCCAGGTCCCCTGTAACGAAGCTTGGTTCTACGCTCCTTGGGGATCCCCGACCCGTTTTCCATGGCATATTCTCATCCATTGGAGAACGGTCACCTCGGCCGGTTTTGAAGCAGACACTCAGATCTTCGTGAATCCTGTTCCTCCGGCCGCCTTCAAGGAGCAGATCACGTCCAAGCTCTCGGATCTCCGCTCCCGGGGACGGATCAGTAACCTAAGGCTGGGCAAAGAAATGACCCTCAAACCCAGCCCTCTTTTATATAACCGGGCCTGATCGGTTAAGGGGATCCCGGCAGGATGCCCTCGACTTCTCCAGGGACCGGGATTTCCTTGGGCCAGCCCTTGCCGGTCGAGGGCCTGAAGACATAACAATCGGGATAAACCCCCACCGGTTCCATGAAATCCCGCCAAAAATGGAGATACTCTTTTCCCGACATGCCTTGCAGGTCGAAATCCCTTTCGACATGCGCCATGGCCGCCGCTTCCTCCGGCTGGTAAAGGAAATAATCGACTCCCTCTTCCTTCAAGCGCTTGGCCAGGGATTCCGCTGTCCCGCTTTCCTTGGCCCACTGCAGGAAGATTGGCCTCTTCCATTTGAAATCGACATAAGCGATCCGATCGAAGGGATAGGTCTGGAAAACGGCAAAAGCCAAGATCCTGTCCCGGGGGCCCGAATGGCGCTCGATCCCCCGATAGGCGTCATAAACACCCGTGCTGAAGCTGTAATGCCTCTTCAATCTCAACAATGGGTCCTCTAACCCCAAGGCGCTGGCATAAGGCGCGGTCCCATTGAACTGGGCGCTCATGGTCAGCCATAGGGAGAGGACGACCCCCAAGGCGAAGATCGCCTTTCCAACATTTCCTTTTTGGGAGTGAACCCCTTCCCAGACCAGCCCGATCAAGAGCAGGAGCGCTAACCCCGCTCCCGACGTATGCCTCAAACTTTGGTCCACGCAGGACCAAACAGCCAGGAACGCGGCCGAGAAGACCGCTAAGAAGGCGCCAAGCCGCGACCGGAGCGCCTGCCAAATCCATGGAAATCCGAGCCAAAAAAGCGGCGTCCAAGCGGCATTGATGCCGTTCTTCATCGTGAAAAAACAGTCCCAAAATGTCTTGGGGACCATGGTCCATCCCCAATGTTGGGGCATTCCCGTATCCGACAGGAGCGCACTTTCCATCTCGCTGTTATACCCGCCGCCGGACCCGAACCAATGGGTCGCCAGGGGATAAAAGGGATTTCCGAAAGCCAGGAAATTCTTCAAATACCAAGGAATGACCGGAAGAAGGAAACCTGCGATGAACCAAAGTCCCAATCGGGCGGAAAAACCCTTCCATCCTTTTCCGACGATCCAAGGGGCCAAAAGTCCGGCCACGGCCAAGACCGCTGTCAGCTTGATGGAAAAACAGAAACCCAGCATGAATCCCATGAGGAGGCACAGATCCGGCCGCCAGGCCGACCGAAGGCCCCTCCAGAGAATGAAAAGGGTCAAAAGTTCATAACAGGCCAGAAAACCTTCCACATACCCCCAAGCGAACAAGGCCAAAAGAAAAGGGCAGGACAACAGCAGCCAAAAGGAAGCTCTGAAACCCTTCTTCTCCTGCCTTAGCCAAAGGGAAAAAATGCCCAAGGTCATCAGAAGAGGCAGGATTAGGGCCATCTTGGAAAGGCCTTCCCCACCGATGGCCCAGAACCCGGCCAGGACCATTTCGGCCGCCTTGGGCATATCTCCCGTGTGGTTCGTCCAGTGGAAGAGGACCTGATGTAGCCGGACCGTTTCACGGGCGTAACGAAAATGATCCAGGACCGCGTCCCAGATCAAGGGCGGGGAAAGGAATTCGCTCCCCCAGATGATCCAGAGAGCCCCAAGACCGATCTTTTCAAAGCGGGACCACTTCCCAACCCATGGGCCCCATTTCCTCGCTTCCAGCCACCCCCAGGGAATGGCCGGGACCAAGATGAGCGCCTCGAGAAAACCGTAAAGCACCTCATTCGCCGCCAAAGCCCAAGACCACAAGGAAAAAAAAGCAATCGCCAAGGCGACGTAGAGGTGAAAGGGATTCCAGTTCCGGCGTGGGGGTGACCAGACCCGTCGGAAAAGACCGGCCCAACCCAGTAGACCCAGGGCCGCCAAAGCGAACAATGCAATGGACATCAGCTTGGTCCCAAGGGCGGTTGGCCAAAGGGCCATGCTCCACGGTGTATCCTCGATCAGTCGAAGAGGTGGGATCCAGGCCCCTTTCCCAAGTCCAAGGATGAACAAGAGCAGGAGAAGAATGGATAGCAGGGTTCGGATCAAGGTTTTCCTGGAGATGGGCGTTTATTTGACAATCAAAGGGCCCCAGTTATAATACGCTTCCTTTTCGGCCGTGGGAAATGTCCACGGCACACCGTAAGGCCCGAGTGGTGAAATTGGCAGACACGTACGCTTGAGGTGCGTATGGGGAAACCCTTGAGGGTTCGAGTCCCTCCTCGGGCACCACTTCCTTCAAAAAAAAGCCCTAAAACCGGACCGGTTTTAGGGCTTTTTTGTTTTAGGGGTTGGTACGCGGCCAGTGAACCCGCTCGGGTTGTTTGCCTACTTTAACTTCGCCTGCACCGCCATCGCATCCGGGTTGTCCTTTTGGAAGCCCAGGGCGATCTTCAGGTAGTAGGCTGCATCCTTCTTCTTGCCCATGTCCGCCAGGACCGAAGCCACCGACGCGTAATAGCTGGACCGCATGCCGCTGATGTCCTTGGCGGGCGTTCCCTGCTTTTCGAGTGCCGCGAAGAAGATCTTGGCCTTTTGCCCCAGCACCGCGATCTGGTTCCCCTTGATCAACGCGGGGATCAATTCGTTCTTCAGCTTCAGCATGGCCGCCTGGGGATCCAAAGGATCGTCCCACCAACCATCGGCCGAGGGTTTCGAGGTCTTCGCCGCAGGCTTGGAAACCACTTCCGTCCCTTTGTTTCCGGGGGTCGGGGTCGCCGGGGCCTCGGCGACGAGGATCGAGGTGCCCGTCCATCCGGCGACCCCGCTCTTGGTGGTCAGGAATTTCTCCTTGGTCGGTTCCCAGGCCAGGATCAATTCCGCATCCGTCCGGTCCTTGGCATAGCCCTTGGAAGAACACCAGATCTCAAGCCCTTCGAATTTCGTGAAGATCTGGGGCGCCGCGAGGTCCAGGACCTGCTTCATGGCGCCATTGATATAAGAAAACCCCTTGAGGACCTGCCCCCCCTTGAGGTCATCCCGCTGGAAGATCAAATAGGGAGCCGCCCTCTGCGGGGTCTTGAGGACCCGGATCCATTGGATGGTCCCGCCCTCGTCCTGGAAGTTCTTTTCGTATTTCTTGGTCTCGGGGTTGTAGAAACAGACGTTCAGGGTCTGGTTGTGGGGTTTGTCCAGTTCGTCCGCCGGGGCATTGGGCCGGTAGATCAGGATCAGGTCCTTGATCTCATCCCCTTCCTTGTTCTTGAGCCCACGAACGTTCTCGAAATCGAACAGACCCTTGCTCTGGATCTTTCCTTCGTCATCCAACCAAGGAAGGTTCTCCAGGAGATGGTCCGGAGGAAGGATCGAATCCATCCACTGGCTTTGAGCGTGGGAAAAATTCGTCCCCGCCAGGAACACCAGTCCCAAAAGAATGGCTGCACTTATCCTGGAAAATTTCATTTTTCCCCCCGTCATTCGAACTTTTCTTGTCACCCGTTATGGTTTCAGCCACCCCACGGTGTGGTAAAACTCGATCGTCCTGGCGATCCCCTCTTCCATCCCGGTCCCAGGCTTGAAGCCTAGTTCCACCCGGAGCTTCCGGTTCGAGCAGACCCAACCCGGGGCCTCCCCTTCCTTCAACTTGTCCATGGAAACAATGGGGGGCAGGAAGGACCTTCCGGTCCACCGGGCCCAAAGATCGCCCAACCGAGCCAGCATTTTAACCAGTCCCAGGGGAACATTGAACGTCTTAAAGGATTTTTTGAGCCCCTGGCCCACCAATGCCGAGAATTCGTTCCAACTGCGGCTTTGGCCGTCGCAAACGAAGTAAATTTGACCCTTGGCCCGGGGGTCCCGCCCCGCCAAAAGGGTCGCTTCCACCAGGTCGGCCACATAGATGAAGCTCACACGTTGATTGCCGTCCCCACCATTGACCACCAGACCGCTTCGGACCATTTTGAAGTATTCGAAGATATCCGTTTCCCGGGGGCCATAGACCGCCGCAGGTCTCAGGATGACCACCTCGAACCGGTCCTGGAACCCCAGGGCGATCTCCTCGCCCTTTCGCTTGGTCATTCCGTAGAAGCTGACCGGCTGGCAAGGGGCCGTCTCGTCGATCTCCCCACCCAAGGGGGAGGGGCCGGCCGCCGACAAGGAACTCACATAGACCAAACGCCGGACGGTCCCCGCCTGGGCCGCCGCCTCACAGACGTTCCGCGTCCCCTCGGCATTCACCCGATCATAGGCGGAATAGTCGGCGCCCCTTAGGAGTCCGGCCAAATGGTAAACGACCTCAACCCCCTTCATGGCCGCCCCGACCGAGGCCGCATCGGTCACATCCCCATAGGAAAGTTCCATCTCGGAAGTGGGGGTAAAGGGGATCTTGCTGGTCCTGCGGACCAAAAGCCGAACCTTTTGTTTTTGCCCGGCGAGGGCTTCGGCTAAATGGCTCCCGACAAAACCGCTAGCGCCCGTCACCAGGGCCACGGGGGTTTCATTCATGGGGTTTTCGGGGACCTAATCGATTTGAATAACATGGAGGCGTCATCCTATAATGCCTCTTCTTTTTTGCCAAGGAGCCCTAGTGAACCCAAGTGAACACACCACCATGGCCGACGTCTTCGACAAGGCCAACAACTGGACCGCCGCGGACGATGTCCGCAAGCTCGGGATCTACCCCTATTTTCGCCCCAACACCTCGGCCCTAGGCACGGAGGTGACCATCGGCGGCAAGAAGATGATCATGGTCGGCTCCAACAACTACCTGGGACTGGTCACCCACCCCGAGGTGTTGGAGGCCATGGTCCAGGCCATCCGCAAGTACGGTTCGGCCTGCACCGGTTCCCCTTTCCTCAACGGCACCCTGGACATCCGCATCGAGTTGGAGGAAAAACTGGCCCAATATGTCGGTATGGAATCGGCCCTGGTCTATTCCACCGGCTTCCTGGCCAATTTGGGGGCCCTTTCCACTATCGTCACCCGGGGTGACTACATCATCTCCGACCGTGAGAACCACGCTTCCATCGTGGACGGGCAAAAGCTCTCCTATGCCAAGACGATCAAATACGAACATAGCAACATGGAAGACCTGGAGCGGGTCCTGGCCAACCACAAGGAACAACCCAAGCTCATCGTCACGGACGGGGTTTTCTCCATGGGCGGGGACATCGCCGAGTTGCCCAAGATCGTGGAGCTGAAGAACAAGTACGGTGCCCGACTCATGGTGGACGAGGCCCACTCCCTGGGGGTCCTCGGCCCCAAAGGCGACGGGACCGGCCCCCACTTCGGCGTCCAAAAGGACGTGGACATGGTCATGGGTACCTTCTCCAAGTCCCTGGTCTCCATCGGCGGCTTCATTGCCTCCACCCATAAGGTCATCGACTATCTGCGTCACAACAGCCGGCCCCTTATCTTCACCGCCAGCCTTTCCCCCGCCGATACCGCCGCAGCCCTCAAAAGCCTGGAGATCATCCAGCGGGAGCCCGAGCGCCGGGAACGGCTTTGGGCGATCATCAAGCGCATGCGTGCCGAGTTCAAGGCCATGGGCTGGAACACCCTCAACACCAACTCGGCCATCATCCCCCTGATGGTGGGTGACAACCTGAAGACCTTCACCATGACCAAGGAACTGGGAGAAATGGGCGTTTTCGCAACCCCCGTGGTCTCCCCCGCCGTGCCGCCCGAGCTAACCCTGATCCGCACCAGCTACACGGCCACCCATACGGACCAGCAATTGGACCAGGTCCTGGACGCCTTCCGCAAGGTCGGAAAAAAACACGGCGTCATTCCCTGATCCAAAACGTCCAATCACCAGGCCTTTCATTCCCCTCTTGAAGGAGGCGTCATGGCCATTCAGGTCAAGACCATCGCACTGGATGACAAAAAAGGCATCGAGGAGTTCCTCCACCTGCCTTGGAAGATCTACATCAAGGACGGCCAGCGGGACCCCAACTGGGTGCCCCCTTTCCTCGACGACCAACGTAGCCTCCTGAACCCGGCCAAGAATCCCTATCACCAGCACAGCCGCACCCGACTTTTCGCCGCTTACAACGACCAGAACGGGATCGTCGGACGGATTTCCGCCAGCGTAGACGACAACTTCATCAAGTTCTGGAACGAGAAGATCGGTTTCTTCGGTTGGTTCGAGTGCGTGAACGACCCGGCCGTGGCCCAAGCGCTCTTCCAAGAAGCCGAGAAGTTCATGAAGGAACAGGGCATGACCGGTGTGCGGGGCCCTTCCAGCTTCACTTCCAACGATGACTACTTCGGTTTCCTGCTCGAAGGCTACGACACGCCCCCCCGGATCGCCATGACCTACAACCCGCCCTATTACCTGGAACTGGCCGAGAAGTGCGGCTATGCCAAGGCCAAGGACCTTTATGCCTGGTACCTCCCCGCCCAGGGCCCCCTTCCCGAACGCATGGTCAAGATCGCCGAGCGCACCATGAAGCGCGAGCGGATCACCGTGCGCCCTTTGGACATGAAGCATTTCGAGCGGGATACCAACATCGTCCGGGAGCTTTATAACCTCATTTGGGAGAAGAACTGGGGCTTCGTGCCCATGACCGAGGCCGAGTTCCAATACCAGGCCAAGAAACTGAAGGACATCATCTGGCCCGACTTCATCCACATCGCCGAGGTCGACGGCAAGGCCATCGGGTTCAACCTGGTGGTGAAGGACGTCAACCAGGCCCTCATCAAGATGGACGGGGAGCTTTTCAAATGGTCCGACCCCTTCGCCCTCATCAAATTCCTCCTCACCAAGTTCGATGACACCCGGGAGATGGCCATGGGCGTCCATCCCGATTACCGAAAGAAGGGGCTGGAGGTCATCCTGTATTTGGAAGCGCTCAAGACCGGCATCAAGCGCAAGATCAAGGGTGGCGAGCTTTCCTGGACCCTCGAGGACAACGAAGGCATCAATAACGGGATCACCGCCATGGGCGGCAAGGTCATCAAGAAGTATCGGATCTACGGCAAAACCCTTTAATTCGAAGGTCCCTTAGGCGGCCCATGTCGAACCTTCCTTATACCTACGAGGTCCTCATCCGGGAATCCCACCTGGACACCTTCGGCCACATGAACAACGCCGCCTACCTGGTTCTGTTCGAGGAAGCCCGTTGGGACTACATCACCCGCAACGGCTATGGATTGAGGGAGGTCCAGGAATTCCAGAAGGGTCCGGTGGTGCTCGAATTGACCATGAAATTCCGCAAGGAGATCACCCTGCGGGAAAAGATCACCATCACCATGGAACTGGTGGAGACCAAAGGCAAGATCAGCCGTTTCCGACAGGAAATGCGCAAGGAGGACGGCACCGTGGCCACCGAATTGGAATTGGTCTTCGGCCTTTTCGATCTTCGCGCCCGCCGCCTCATCGATCCAACCCCCGAGTGGAAAAAGGCCATGGGCCAATAAATCAACAGGCTTGTCTCCTTCTTGATACACACCCGCGATCCAAACCAAAATTTAACGGGCCCCGAAAGACCCCGTTGAATATAATTTCCAGGCTGCGTTTTTCACAGCGAACAAAAATCGATCTTCGGAGGTTATATTATGAAGTCGTTAAGGATCTTGTCGTTGTTCTTGGTCTTATTTGGAATAAAAGCATTTGCTTTTGCCGAATCAAATTCGAGCCCGGCTTCCGCACCGGATGCCCCCAAGGCGACCCCCACCCCAAATCCTTGGAAATATTGCAACGGCTGGTTCGAAACCAAGTATGACAAGTTCAAGGACCAGACAACCTTCCAGCCCAAGAGCTTGCGTTCCGCCCACAATTTCAAGGTGAAGGGCGGGGACGAAGTGGCCCCCTGGATTAAGATCACCTTCCCCGGCCAGAAATATGACCCAAAGTCCAAAGCCACCATTTCCCTCGTCCTTTTCCGCCTGGACGTCACCAAAGACAAAGACAATTACAAGGCCCAGCATACCGGCAGCAACAATTACCAGGAATGCTCGAACCTGATCCTCCTGGTCGACGATGTGAAGATGGACCTGGGGACCCTGAAATATGACGTGAAGAGTTCGTTCGACGGATTCACGGGCTTGACCTATTTGGATCAGACCTGGACCACCACGCTGACCATGGGCCAGCTCAAGGCCCTGGCGGGCGCGAAGAAGATTGAAGGCGAATTCTGTGAGACCAACATCGAGTTTCAGAAGGATAATTTCTGTGTCATGAACGCGGCGTTGGACTTCCTGAACCAGTAATCCTGACGCGGCCAATCAAAAAGCCCCTTCCCTCGCCAGGAAGGGGCTTTTTTTGTTCTGGATCGGCGGATGTCCTAAAGGTTCAAACTGATCCCACCCGAGAGATCTTG encodes the following:
- a CDS encoding acyl-CoA thioesterase, translated to MSNLPYTYEVLIRESHLDTFGHMNNAAYLVLFEEARWDYITRNGYGLREVQEFQKGPVVLELTMKFRKEITLREKITITMELVETKGKISRFRQEMRKEDGTVATELELVFGLFDLRARRLIDPTPEWKKAMGQ
- a CDS encoding aminotransferase class I/II-fold pyridoxal phosphate-dependent enzyme encodes the protein MADVFDKANNWTAADDVRKLGIYPYFRPNTSALGTEVTIGGKKMIMVGSNNYLGLVTHPEVLEAMVQAIRKYGSACTGSPFLNGTLDIRIELEEKLAQYVGMESALVYSTGFLANLGALSTIVTRGDYIISDRENHASIVDGQKLSYAKTIKYEHSNMEDLERVLANHKEQPKLIVTDGVFSMGGDIAELPKIVELKNKYGARLMVDEAHSLGVLGPKGDGTGPHFGVQKDVDMVMGTFSKSLVSIGGFIASTHKVIDYLRHNSRPLIFTASLSPADTAAALKSLEIIQREPERRERLWAIIKRMRAEFKAMGWNTLNTNSAIIPLMVGDNLKTFTMTKELGEMGVFATPVVSPAVPPELTLIRTSYTATHTDQQLDQVLDAFRKVGKKHGVIP
- a CDS encoding DUF4921 family protein: MAPTLGSYTSLPDGTLRHVHPITGTEVWAVPSRALRPFVNRQTIPPKVLPRQEREDHCDFCETNYLRTPPERARLVRTAQGRFELLERLDPDSVKFSKASFRRLANLFEIVTYDYWVQNHQVTLSPTQARWKKNYLENPKGLSHVQELMRTKLALAGKPSGEIDALLLAPPEGFYDWFFGGTHEVLAAGRHFRPGADRDDQLFYSGEMTPEEHAAYLNFALEAALDIRSNNGKIRYVAIFQNWLKAAGASFDHLHKQVIGMDQWGPGVEARLQKAKGYPNIFNEALVDFSAEKDLIVAENDHGVVLSEIGHPYPTLAVYSKSRAAHPWDHSSEEIRGISDLVHACHAAAGPQVPCNEAWFYAPWGSPTRFPWHILIHWRTVTSAGFEADTQIFVNPVPPAAFKEQITSKLSDLRSRGRISNLRLGKEMTLKPSPLLYNRA
- a CDS encoding N-acetyltransferase translates to MAIQVKTIALDDKKGIEEFLHLPWKIYIKDGQRDPNWVPPFLDDQRSLLNPAKNPYHQHSRTRLFAAYNDQNGIVGRISASVDDNFIKFWNEKIGFFGWFECVNDPAVAQALFQEAEKFMKEQGMTGVRGPSSFTSNDDYFGFLLEGYDTPPRIAMTYNPPYYLELAEKCGYAKAKDLYAWYLPAQGPLPERMVKIAERTMKRERITVRPLDMKHFERDTNIVRELYNLIWEKNWGFVPMTEAEFQYQAKKLKDIIWPDFIHIAEVDGKAIGFNLVVKDVNQALIKMDGELFKWSDPFALIKFLLTKFDDTREMAMGVHPDYRKKGLEVILYLEALKTGIKRKIKGGELSWTLEDNEGINNGITAMGGKVIKKYRIYGKTL
- a CDS encoding NAD-dependent epimerase/dehydratase family protein gives rise to the protein MNETPVALVTGASGFVGSHLAEALAGQKQKVRLLVRRTSKIPFTPTSEMELSYGDVTDAASVGAAMKGVEVVYHLAGLLRGADYSAYDRVNAEGTRNVCEAAAQAGTVRRLVYVSSLSAAGPSPLGGEIDETAPCQPVSFYGMTKRKGEEIALGFQDRFEVVILRPAAVYGPRETDIFEYFKMVRSGLVVNGGDGNQRVSFIYVADLVEATLLAGRDPRAKGQIYFVCDGQSRSWNEFSALVGQGLKKSFKTFNVPLGLVKMLARLGDLWARWTGRSFLPPIVSMDKLKEGEAPGWVCSNRKLRVELGFKPGTGMEEGIARTIEFYHTVGWLKP